Proteins found in one Tamandua tetradactyla isolate mTamTet1 chromosome 3, mTamTet1.pri, whole genome shotgun sequence genomic segment:
- the LOC143676671 gene encoding olfactory receptor 9S13-like has translation MRPQSNENLSGLYWQEFVLVGFEGGPETQALLFAVFLTLYMVTILGNLTMIVVITLDTHLHCPMYFFLKNLSFLDLCYSSVITPNALITFFSSTKHITLMGCTTQFFFFSLLATSETFLLAVMAYDRFMAICSPLRYPITMHPSACTCLVLGSYCGGCLNSIVQTSFTFHVPFCSSHRINHFFCDVPPMLQLACADTTLNKLVMFGFCGLIIVGTTLVVLVSYGYITMTILRMRSTAGQRKVFSTCGSHLTVVSLFYGTLYVMYAQPGVVQSMEQGKVVSIFYTLVIPMLNPLIYSLWNKDVKEALWKLGQKHGAT, from the coding sequence ATGCGTCCCCAAAGCAATGAAAACCTCTCAGGGCTCTACTGGCAGGAATTTGTACTGGTGGGATTTGAAGGTGGCCCTGAGACCCAGGCTCTGCTCTTTGCTGTGTTCCTGACCCTGTACATGGTCACCATCCTGGGGAACCTCACCATGATCGTGGTCATCACCCTGGACACCCACCTCCACtgccccatgtacttcttcctcaagAATCTGTCCTTCCTGGACCTGTGCTACTCGTCTGTCATCACCCCCAATGCCCTCATCACTTTCTTCTCTTCAACCAAGCACATCACTCTTATGGGCTGCACCACacagtttttcttcttctcactTCTGGCTACCTCAGAGACTTTCCTGTTGGCtgtcatggcctatgaccgcttcATGGCCATCTGCAGCCCCCTGCGCTACCCCATCACCATGCACCCCTCAGCCTGCACCTGCCTGGTGCTGGGTTCTTACTGCGGAGGCTGCCTCAACTCCATTGTGCAGACCAGCTTCACATTTCATGTTCCGTTCTGCAGCTCCCACCGCATCAACCACTTCTTTTGTGATGTGCCCCCAATGCTCCAGCTCGCCTGTGCTGACACGACCCTCAACAAGCTGGTCATGTTTGGATTCTGTGGGCTCATCATTGTGGGCACCACGCTCGTGGTACTTGTGTCCTATGGCTACATTACCATGACCATCCTGAGGATGCGCTCCACAGCTGGGCAACGGAAGGTCTTCTCCACCTGTGGCTCCCACTTGACTGTGGTTTCTCTCTTTTATGGAACCCTCTATGTCATGTATGCCCAGCCAGGAGTTGTGCAGTCCATGGAGCAGGGCAAGGTGGTGTCCATCTTCTACACCCTGGTCATTCCGATGCTCAACCCCCTCATCTATAGTCTATGGAACAAGGATGTGAAGGAGGCCCTGTGGAAGCTTGGCCAGAAACATGGGGCCACATGA